A single window of Osmia bicornis bicornis chromosome 14, iOsmBic2.1, whole genome shotgun sequence DNA harbors:
- the LOC114877038 gene encoding LOW QUALITY PROTEIN: dual specificity protein kinase splA-like (The sequence of the model RefSeq protein was modified relative to this genomic sequence to represent the inferred CDS: inserted 10 bases in 9 codons; deleted 10 bases in 7 codons), with product MSGMGKRTYLREVNPYLICPLCRGYLIDATTVVECLHSFCRSCILKHLNTEAHCPSCKHVLNKAKPNIKADKALQDIVYKXVPGLYHKEMRKRREFYKKHPEHADLATPEQRGEDVSGRLIFAPEDAVSLSLEYLPPGADPLTILLSTSDDTNNSNNQNSNSNNNNNNNNNNNNNNNNNNNSNHGTNTSSRRYLQCPALVTIAHLKKFLALKYSVDMTRYAIEICHRRAPLPEHWTLMDVAYIYAWKRNAPMRFFYRVALEEQRLEAPPHDRPSTPGLGASLPPVDATIVTRDNANMETMDTNVEARLGNNRDDISSEKARSLSEQPRVKVAKEAEPKKEQPLSNAVTSTTVTSTTVSIAASKTLSTTTTTNTVASTVSNETNKQVKTPIKILKNPDGRYEVLRSPPGSWNSKEQNATSNSSPEFSVVSIGNGQNSNGVKITLKQCTPNNTSPNKPKVISNVLLHCGQVEKDPSGSLVIQQLQRDKDKQQAEKQEKQRRRVTFVERSTPEKTTTNNVLKTIQKKPAEQQEKKRFLQSFQLTAREPGSDTTLESSFESNKVNVVNEINEPYNKGNATPKKEQDKVATESSGSTDNAKSKNNSENNSVNSTSASKRVATISGLGNTRVNANKQCSDVDTCVLSYTKSINANNSSTKVGRYTFSNDPPIVPAGAVKRKCPPGLPICDVKRKRQHQVQTQSAKKQTTTAPPSPSVQTTPKSHRKLQRQHVIPAKRAANMIGEAGPSRTPVSQSSKSSSSPVLSNDTRNILDGCGLNIPASLSITLTAPKSPGNSGGSFPEANDSKDTARTXTGKVSPSITLNDRSVDPRVLKAFKLDKIRMPAPPKPRQTKSEREGGQQRQATPSKRKREQDSRDILDLSGGKKVDMNPLRIPQPVTKLKAKSTSESMPSISDQGQVVTLMGGHRYYRAPPGSLTPAAHRVSDCPLPTPSRTPVYAPGXSSPLSSSRXNTNLSSVFPSLQSLYALSQAPNLQQFQXDARLRLPRPADSSNTDNRSVNSNVTSKSHLAAQCAPVKPARSSIAPLAVPITKQQQQQQQPQTNEKSSSTSCXNRPVTSDANKTPTFHXNEPLDSTESAQQLLSVQTKYSPLRKATIDFRRKVPTTAPRSSRHKTSTDESHDSNSETSNDVRKEPDNSSRQTPNREAXSPRVSSTASPSPPXADNNANTTNSENSNNRKDNTSTASNGIDNDLPAPSPTKNMAAEVSSSKSPASPDSSSVTIESPSSKSCATVEQAFPSPSAASEAAKTLEHSTKADNNVVVVVEDLDERERERKRKRERERETRTRTRTRTRREREEGFLQT from the exons atgtCGGGAATGGGTAAAAGGACTTACCTCCGCGAGGTAAATCCCTATCTTATTTGTCCGTTGTGCAGAGGCTACCTCATAGACGCGACCACCGTTGTCGAGTGTTTGCACTCGT TTTGCAGAAGTTGTATTTTAAAGCATCTCAACACGGAAGCCCACTGCCCTTCTTGCAAACATGTTCTCAACAAAGCGAAGCCAAATATCAA GGCTGACAAAGCGTTACAAGATATCGTGTACA TGGTCCCAGGATTATACCACAAGGAGATGCGGAAAAGAAGAGAGTTTTATAAAAAGCATCCGGAGCACG CGGATTTAGCGACTCCCGAACAGCGAGGAGAAGACGTAAGCGGAAGGTTAATCTTTGCTCCAGAAGATGCTGTTAGTTTAAGTTTAGAGTATCTACCACCTGGAGCCGATCCTCTGACCATTCTACTCAGCACCAGCGACGATACTAACAACTCCAACAACCAAAACAGCAATagcaataacaataataataataataataataataataataataataataataataacaacagtAATCATGGGACGAATACGAGTAGCAGGCGGTATCTTCAATGTCCGGCACTAGTGACTATCGCGCATCTGAAGAAATTCTTAGCCTTGAAATACAGTGTCGATATGACAAGATACGCCATCGAGATTTGTCATCGACGTGCTCCACTGCCGGAACACTGGACTCTTATGGATGTCGCGTATATTTACGCATGGAAAAGG AATGCACCAATGCGATTCTTTTATCGAGTAGCGTTGGAGGAGCAGAGATTAGAGGCACCTCCACACGACAGACCTTCCACGCCTGGTTTGGGCGCGAGTTTACCTCCCGTTGACGCTACCATCGTCACAAGGGACAATGCTAACATGGAAACTATGGATACTAACGTCGAGGCTAGACTCGGAAACAATCGAGACGATATTTCCAGTGAAAAAGCTCGATCACTGAGCGAACAGCCGCGCGTGAAAGTCGCCAAGGAGGCTGAACCGAAGAAGGAACAACCGTTGAGTAACGCAGTGACCTCGACGACCGTCACATCGACCACGGTTTCGATAGCAGCCTCGAAGACATTGTCTACGACCACGACGACCAACACAGTCGCGTCAACCGTATCGAACGAGACGAACAAACAGGTGAAAACACCGATCAAGATATTGAAGAACCCGGATGGTCGGTACGAGGTCCTGAGAAGTCCGCCTGGTAGCTGGAACTCGAAGGAGCAGAACGCTACAAGCAACTCCAGTCCAGAGTTTAGTGTCGTTAGCATAGGAAATGGGCAAAACTCGAACGGAGTGAAAATAACGTTGAAACAATGTACACCAAATAATACCAGTCCGAACAAGCCGAAAGTTATTAGCAACGTGTTGCTACATTGTGGTCAGGTGGAGAAGGATCCGTCTGGTTCGTTGGTCATTCAACAGTTACAGAGAGACAAGGATAAACAACAAGCAGAGAAACAAGAGAAGCAAAGACGCAGAGTTACTTTTGTGGAAAGATCAACTCCCGAGAAAACCACGACTAACAACGTGTTGAAGACCATACAGAAAAAGCCGGCAGAGCAACAGGAGAAGAAAAGATTCCTTCAGAGTTTCCAGTTGACTGCCAGAGAACCGGGATCGGATACAACACTGGAGTCTAGCTTCGAGTCGAATAAAGTGAACGTTGTTAACGAAATTAACGAGCCTTACAATAAAGGGAACGCTACACCGAAAAAGGAGCAGGATAAAGTTGCAACCGAGTCATCGGGTAGCACGGACAATGCGAAGAGCAAAAACAATAGCGAAAACAACAGTGTAAATTCGACGAGTGCGAGCAAACGTGTAGCAACGATAAGCGGACTCGGCAATACGCGAGTGAACGCGAATAAACAGTGCAGTGACGTGGATACGTGTGTATTGAGTTATACGAAAAGCATCAACGCGAATAACAGTTCTACAAAAGTGGGACGTTACACGTTCTCCAACGACCCTCCCATAGTTCCAGCAGGAGCGGTAAAGAGGAAATGCCCGCCTGGATTGCCTATCTGCGACGTTAAACGAAAGAGACAGCATCAGGTTCAAACTCAAAGCGCGAAG AAACAGACTACTACTGCTCCTCCATCACCTTCTGTACAGACTACTCCAAAATCGCATCGGAAACTT CAACGACAACACGTTATACCTGCGAAAAGAGCGGCGAACATGATTGGAGAAGCTGGTCCTAgtcgaaca cccgtgtctcAAAGTTCGAAATCTTCCTCTAGCCCTGTACTCTCGAATGACACGAGAAACATACTGGACGGCTGCGGGCTCAATATTCCCGCCAGTCTGAGTATCACTCTCACAGCACCCAAGTCTCCAGGTAACAGCGGAGGTAGTTTCCCTGAAGCGAACGACTCGAAAGATACCGCAAGAAC CACTGGGAAAGTCAGTCCTAGCATTACTTTGAACGACAGGTCCGTGGATCCACGTGTACTGAAAGCGTTT AAGCTGGACAAAATCAGAATGCCTGCCCCGCCAAAACCGAGACAGACTAAATCGGAACGCGAAGGAGGTCAGCAACGACAAGCAACTCCTTCGAAACGAAAAAGAGAGCAAGATTCGAGGGATATATTGGATCTTAGCGGAGGAAAGAAAGTGGATATG AATCCGTTGAGAATACCTCAACCAGTAACGAAACTGAAGGCAAAATCAACGTCAGAG AGCATGCCAAGTATTTCGGATCAAGGGCAGGTTGTGACGTTAATGGGTGGTCACAGGTACTATCGAGCACCGCCTGGTTCTTTA ACTCCAGCGGCGCATCGAGTAAGCGATTGTCCTCTACCTACGCCATCCCGTACACCGGTCTACGCACCTG CTTCTAGTCCTCTAAGTAGCAGCA TCAACACCAATCTCTCCTCTGTTTTCCCCAGTCTGCAGAGTCTTTACGCTCTGAGCCAAGCACCGAATCTCCAACAGTTTC ATGACGCGAGACTGAGGCTACCTCGACCAGCAGATTCTTCCAACACCGATAATCGAAGCGTAAATAGCAACGTAACCAGCAAAAGTCATCTAGCTGCTCAATGCGCGCCAGTTAAACCTGCCAGATCATCTATAGCACCTCTTGCTGTTCCTATTACcaaacagcaacagcaacaacaacaaccaCAGACAAACGAGAAATCCTCGTCTACCAGTT CTAATAGGCCAGTCACCAGCGATGCGAATAAAACACCCACGTTTC ACAACGAACCCCTCGATTCCACCGAGTCCGCGCAACAATTATTGTCCGTCCAAACCAAGTACTCACCGTTACGGAAAGCGACAATCGATTTTCGCCGCAAAGTTCCAACAACAGCACCGCGATCCTCGAGACACAAAACGTCTACCGATGAAAGCCACGATTCCAACTCGGAGACGAGTAACGATGTTAGAAAGGAACCGGATAATTCGTCGCGACAGACACCTAATCGCGAAG GCAGCCCTAGGGTATCCTCCACGGCCTCTCCATCTCCAC CTGCAGACAACAACGCGAACACGACCAACAGCGAAAACTCAAATAATCGTAAGGACAATACGAGCACAGCCTCGAACGGCATCGACAACGATCTGCCCGCACCCAGTCCAACGAAAAACATGGCTGCTGAGGTGTCGAGCAGCAAATCACCAGCTAGCCCGGATTCTAGCTCGGTAACCATCGAAAGCCCTTCCAGCAAGAGCTGTGCCACGGTGGAACAAGCATTTCCTTCTCCATCTGCCGCGTCAGAAGCGGCAAAGACTTTGGAACACTCGACGAAAGCCGACAAcaacgtcgtcgtcgtcgtcgaagACCTCGACgaacgagaacgagaacgaaaacgaaaacgagaacgagaacgagaaacgagaacgagaacgagaacgagaacgagaCGAGAACGAGAAGAAGGCTTCCTTCAAACATAA
- the LOC114877039 gene encoding polycomb group protein Psc-like: MEAKEREKPLVKDLNEHIVCPLCRGYLIDATTLMECLHSFCRGCIVRRLSSGARACPVCNVATTPPLLPDVKLQRLVYLVVPGLFRSELERRRHFRLVNPQCPPLALPLGALDLTLDDFVSLSLCELDEPEEEAHGQPTENRTGSRHRNNVESQAKHEDAIRVRSTRYLKCPAGVTVRHLVRLLMLKRGWEEANSQGTNNRIEMLCEKNNEQRRGGTKMMLLDQSWTLLDLACIFGWKREAPMKLFYRVVRKEDTDPMSRLSSYDDGTSKDVTTMENIQRPPTPPPSPKPAQECEVEARRILESSSEPPRSLEANLERDKESKAKKPRCEVTPVMRTPDLVPIQSSHTAESSKSKELTRLEHRKRRKRRNKRVIAEITTTPREDLLKLKVRLTPCPPRITSSTSSGQTKEKLLQMRAVRREKIKVSQRTSSSSIRDETGTKENLGDTEETIEEIIDSIPDEVVRIAQNISTQGEEASSATTDRTDQRNATSKCRSTTKKEETEPETVKAAEQVETDRPKKDEEILRRLGLVAVNKTGENFQDKTKQRVQNNSEKGLDREKLEKQLRESKANRVRSLLAEKQMRDALKSIMSKTKDHPSPVQTTTGPKKKGPPPLAPLRVAKPSGFAASSAILEANTSKYEIPLDLSSGGAVHNNVLDLSANLTTGNFTSSPSSSSSSSPSSSSSSSSSSSSSCSVPSLNPRPTRPAISSGNLLRGKTKDSEQRRGQDSNLVTLSDAAVSLLSIDKNAVDPLVLASTSIASKVALRIPQPHQRISGFGMKIKPNLGIRHIPNPQAVVASQYRNQRVSYFNTASQQPP; encoded by the exons ATGGAGGCAAAGGAGAGGGAGAAGCCACTGGTTAAAGACTTGAACGAACATATCGTGTGTCCTCTGTGCAGAGGCTACCTCATAGATGCTACAACCCTGATGGAATGTCTGCATTCTT TTTGCAGAGGTTGCATAGTCAGAAGATTGAGCAGCGGTGCACGAGCATGTCCCGTGTGCAATGTCGCGACAACTCCGCCGCTTTTGCCTGACGTGAAGCTGCAACGACTGGTGTATCTGGTGGTACCGGGTCTCTTTCGGTCCGAGCTCGAGCGAAGACGTCACTTCCGTCTGGTGAACCCACAATGCCCGCCTCTGGCCCTACCCTTGGGAGCCCTGGACTTAACCTTGGATGATTTCGTCAGCCTAAGCCTGTGCGAGCTCGACGAACCGGAAGAGGAGGCACATGGTCAGCCAACGGAAAATCGTACCGGGTCACGACACCGAAACAATGTTGAATCGCAAGCGAAACACGAAGACGCTATACGCGTTAGAAGCACCAGATATCTCAAGTGTCCTGCAGGAGTAACTGTTCGACACCTTGTGCGACTGTTAATGCTAAAGAGAGGCTGGGAAGAAGCTAACTCTCAAGGAACGAACAACAGGATCGAAATGCTGTGCGAGAAGAACAACGAGCAACGACGAGGTGGCACGAAGATGATGCTCCTGGATCAATCCTGGACTCTGTTAGACCTAGCCTGCATATTCGGTTGGAAGAGG GAAGCACCCATGAAGCTGTTTTATCGCGTGGTACGTAAAGAGGATACCGATCCGATGTCGAGATTGAGTTCTTACGACGATGGGACGAGCAAGGATGTCACGACCATGGAGAACATCCAAAGACCGCCAACTCCTCCGCCGAGTCCAAAACCAGCCCAAGAATGCGAAGTGGAGGCTCGTAGGATTTTAGAAAGTAGTAGCGAGCCGCCTCGATCCTTGGAAGCGAATTTGGAACGCGACAAAGAGTCAAAGGCGAAGAAACCCCGATGCGAGGTGACGCCCGTCATGAGAACTCCCGACCTCGTGCCGATACAAAGTAGCCACACTGCAGAAAGCTCGAAGAGCAAAGAGTTGACGCGATTAGAGCACCGAAAGCGTAGAAAACGACGGAACAAACGAGTAATCGCCGAAATCACCACCACGCCGAGGGAGGATCTGTTGAAGTTGAAGGTTCGATTAACGCCGTGTCCACCGAGGATCACGTCGAGTACCAGCAGTGGCCAAACCAAGGAGAAGTTGCTGCAGATGAGAGCAGTTAGAAGGGAGAAGATCAAAGTTAGTCAACGAACGTCGAGTTCCTCGATTCGAGATGAAACCGGTACGAAGGAGAACTTGGGTGATACCGAAGAGACTATAGAGGAAATCATAGACAGCATACCGGACGAGGTTGTCAGAATCGCGCAGAATATAAGTACCCAAGGAGAGGAAGCATCCTCGGCTACGACGGACAGAACCGATCAGAGAAACGCGACTTCGAAATGTAGGTCTACAACCAAGAAAGAGGAAACCGAACCGGAAACCGTTAAAGCAGCGGAGCAAGTTGAGACGGATCGTCCGAAGAAAGACGAGGAGATCCTTCGACGATTGGGTCTGGTAGCTGTGAACAAGACAGGTGAGAATTTCCAGGATAAAACCAAACAGCGCGTTCAAAACAACAGCGAGAAGGGACTGGACCGGGAGAAACTGGAGAAACAATTGCGCGAAAGCAAAGCTAACCGAGTGAGAAGTTTACTAGCAGAAAAACAGATGCGCGACGCGTTGAAGAGCATAATGTCTAAAACGAAGGACCATCCATCCCCTGTTCAGACAACGACAGGCCCAAAGAAGAAGGGACCGCCACCACTGGCGCCTCTGCGCGTCGCGAAACCTTCGGGTTTCGCCGCATCGAGCGCCATTTTAGAAGCGAACACTTCCAAATATGAGATCCCATTGGACCTGAGCAGTGGTGGAGCTGTGCACAACAACGTCCTCGATCTATCGGCCAATTTGACCACCGGTAATTTCACCTCGTCTCCATCTTCATCCTCGTCCTCCTCACCATCCTCCTCTtcgtcctcttcttcttcttcttcttcctcctgtTCCGTACCCTCCTTGAATCCCAGACCAACGCGTCCAGCGATCTCTTCGGGAAACCTACTAAGAGGGAAGACGAAGGACTCGGAACAACGACGAGGTCAAGATTCTAATCTGGTAACGCTTTCTGACGCAGCTGTGTCTCTGCTAAGCATCGACAAGAACGCGGTCGATCCACTGGTGCTGGCTTCGACCAGCATCGCCAGCAAGGTGGCTCTGCGAATACCGCAGCCTCATCAAAGAATCTCTGGTTTTGGGATGAAGATTAAACCGAATCTGGGTATCAGACATATCCCTAATCCTCAAGCGGTGGTCGCCTCGCAGTACAGGAATCAAAGGGTCAGTTACTTTAACACTGCCTCGCAACAACCACCCTAA